The following is a genomic window from Pantanalinema sp..
TCCACCCCAAGACCGGCAAGAGCACCCTCGAGACGGTCATGACCGTCCTGCACGCCGGCGGCAAGTTCGGCGCGGGCGGCTACAAGGTCTCGGGCGGCCTGCACGGCGTCGGCGTCTCGGTCGTCAACGCCCTCTCCGAGTGGTGCGAGGTCGAGGTCAAGCGCGACGGCAAGCGCCACCTCCAGCGCTTCGAGCGCGGCGTGCCCATCGGCTCGCTTCAGGTCCTCGGCGAGGCCGAGGGCACCGGCACCAAGGTCACCTTCAAGCCGGACGCCACCATCTTCGAGAGCACCGTCTTCTCGTACGACACCCTCTCCGGCCGCTTCCGCGAGCTCGCCTACCTCAACCGCGGCGTAAAGATCCGCTTTCTCGGCGAAGGTCAGCTGCCGGACGGCGGCGATCGCGACGAGCTGTACCACTACGAGGGCGGCATCATCCAGATGGTCGAGTACCTCAACGAGAACAAGGACACCCTGCACCCCAGCGTGATCTACGTCTCGGGCGTCAAGGACGAGGTCAGCGTCGAGATCGCCATGCAGTACACCACCGGCTACTCCGAGTCGGTGCTGGCGTTCGCCAACAACATCAACACCCACGAGGGCGGCACCCACGTCACGGGCTTCCGCAACGTGCTGACGCGCCTGCTCAACGAGTACGGCCGCAAGGTCGGCACCATCAAGGAGAACGACCAGAACCTCTCGGGCGAGGACGTCCGCGAGGGCATCACGGCGGTCATCTCGGTCAAGATCCCCGAGCCCCAGTTCGAGGGCCAGACCAAGACCAAGCTCGGCAACCCCGAGGTCACCGGCATCGTGACCGCGATCTTCACCGAGACCCTCAACCACTTCCTCGAGTCGAACCCCGGGGTGGGCAAGGGGATCATCTCCAAGGCGATCGACGCCCTGCGCGCCCGCGAGGCGGCCCGCAAGGCCCGCGAGCTGACCCGCCGCAAGAGCGCCCTCGAGGGCTCGACCCTGCCCGGCAAGCTCGCCGACTGCTCCGAGCGCGACCCTGAGAAGTGCGAGCTGTACATCGTCGAGGGCGACTCGGCCGGCGGCTCGGCCAAGCAGGGACGCGACCGCAACTTCCAGGCCATCCTTCCCCTGCGCGGCAAGATCCTCAACACCGAGCGCGCGCGCCTCGACAAGATCTACGGCAACGAGGAGATCCGCAACCTCACGATCGCCATCGGCACCGGGGTCGCCGACGACTTCGACGTGGCCAAGCTGCGCTACCACAAGATCGTCATCATGACCGACGCGGACGTGGACGGCGCCCACATCCGGACGCTCCTGTTGACCTTCTTCTACCGGTTCGCCCGGCCCATGGTCGA
Proteins encoded in this region:
- the gyrB gene encoding DNA topoisomerase (ATP-hydrolyzing) subunit B — encoded protein: MPTDTDELMTGMDAASATVVTQDYGAAQIQVLEGLEPVRKRPGMYIGSTGERGLHHLVYEVIDNAIDEALAGHCTDITIVLSAEGTVSCEDNGRGIPVEIHPKTGKSTLETVMTVLHAGGKFGAGGYKVSGGLHGVGVSVVNALSEWCEVEVKRDGKRHLQRFERGVPIGSLQVLGEAEGTGTKVTFKPDATIFESTVFSYDTLSGRFRELAYLNRGVKIRFLGEGQLPDGGDRDELYHYEGGIIQMVEYLNENKDTLHPSVIYVSGVKDEVSVEIAMQYTTGYSESVLAFANNINTHEGGTHVTGFRNVLTRLLNEYGRKVGTIKENDQNLSGEDVREGITAVISVKIPEPQFEGQTKTKLGNPEVTGIVTAIFTETLNHFLESNPGVGKGIISKAIDALRAREAARKARELTRRKSALEGSTLPGKLADCSERDPEKCELYIVEGDSAGGSAKQGRDRNFQAILPLRGKILNTERARLDKIYGNEEIRNLTIAIGTGVADDFDVAKLRYHKIVIMTDADVDGAHIRTLLLTFFYRFARPMVEGGYVYIAQPPLYKVEKGKQTHYCYTDRDLEALKGRIGSDGLTISRFKGLGEMMPQQLWETTMDPVNRTLLRVDIEDAAQADHLFTILMGDKVEPRREFIQTHAREVKNLDV